The Mycolicibacterium duvalii DNA window AGCAGAAGCCGCGGCCCGCGCCGCCGACGCGCACCACCCGGACCCGGGGATCGGTCGCCGCCAGTTCCAGGGTCTCGGCGAAGGTGTTCAGCATCGGCGCGGTCAGCGAGTTCAAGCTGTCGGGCCGGTTCAGGGTCACGTGCAACACCCCGTCCTCGAGCGCGACCGTGAGGTCGTCGATGCCTGCGTAGGTGGCGGTGCTGGTCATTCTCGTCCCCTCGATCGGGGGCCTTCTCGACAGCTGAAGCGCCCCGTGGCCGGTCGACTTGGTTATACAAGTAAGCTATGTCGGCGGTCAACCGAACGATCTGGTGAAGGGCGGTCACGCATGGCTGGACCACTGCAAGGACTGCGTGTCGTGGAGCTGGCCGGTATCGGCCCGGGTCCGCACGCAGCGATGATTCTCGGCGATCTGGGCGCCGACGTCGTCCGCATCGAGCGGCCGAAACCCGCGGGCCCGCCGACCAAGCCCGGCAGCGACTACCTGCTGCGGAACCGGCGTTCGGTGGCCGCCGACCTGAAGAGCGACGAGGGTCGCGAGCTGGTGCTCCGGCTGGTCGCGAAGGCCGACGTGCTGATCGAGGGCTTCCGCCCGGGCGTCACCGAGCGGCTCGGGCTGGGACCCGAGGACTGCGCGAAGGTCAACGAACGCCTCATCTACGGGCGCATGACCGGGTGGGGCCAGACCGGGCCGCGCGCCCAGCAGGCCGGCCATGACATCAACTACATCTCGTTGACCGGCGCGCTGCATGCGATCGGACGCACCGGCCAGCGCCCGGTACCGCCGCTGAACCTGGTCGGCGACTTCGGCGGCGGGTCGATGTTCCTGCTCGTCGGCGTCCTCGCGGCGCTGTGGGAGCGGGAACGCTCCGGCAAGGGCCAGGTGATCGACGCCGCCATGGTCGACGGCGCCAGCGTCCTGTCGATGATGATGTGGGCCTTCCGCGCGATGGGGATGTGGAGCGACGAGCGTGGGGTCAACATGCTCGACACCGGCGCCCCGTATTACGACACCTATGAGTGCGCCGACGGCCGGTATGTCGCGGTCGGCGCCATCGAGCCGCAGTTCTACGCCCAGGTGCTCACCGGCCTGGGGTTGGACACGGCCGAGCTGCCCGACCAGAACGACATGAGCCGCTGGCCGGAGCTGCGCGCCGCGTTCACCGAGGCCTTCGCCGCCCACGACCGCGATCACTGGACGAAGGTCTTCGCCGGCACCGACGCCTGCGTGACACCGGTGCTGTCGTTCGCCGAGGTCGAGTCCGAGTCCCACATCACCGAGCGCGACACGTTCTACGAGGAGCGGGGCTACCTCTTCCCGGCGCCGGCGCCGCGGTTCTCGCGGACCGCTCCGGCCGCCCCGAAAGAACCCGGAGTGCCGGGCGCTGACACCGAAGACGTCCTGCGGGACTGGATTTAACCGACGAAGACCGACGAAGAAAGGAACGAATTCGTGGAGATCAAAGACGCCGCCGCCGTCGTCACCGGAGGTGCCTCCGGACTCGGGTTGGCGACGACCAAGCGCCTGCTCGACCGGGGAGCCTCGGTCGTGGTGATCGACCTCAAGGGTGCCGACGTCGTCTCCGAGCTCGGCCCCCGCGCCAAGTTCGTCGAGGCCAACGTCGTCGACGAAGAGCAGGTGAAAGCCGCGCTGGACGCCGCCGAGGAGTTCGGCCCGCTGCGCATCAACGTCAACTGCGCCGGCATCGGCAACGCGATCAAGACGCTGAGCAAGGACGGCCCGTTCCCGCTCGACGGCTTCCGCAAGGTCATCGAGGTCAACCTGATCGGCACGTTCAACGTGCTGCGGTTGGCCGCCGAACGCATCGCCAAGACCGAGCCCATCAACGGCGAGCGCGGCGTCATCGTCAACACCGCGTCGGTGGCCGCGTTCGAAGGGCAGATCGGCCAGGCCGCGTACTCGGCATCCAAGGGCGGTGTGGTCGGCATGACGCTGCCGGTCGCGCGTGACCTGTCCCGTGAGCTGATCCGCGTCTGCACGATCGCGCCGGGTCTGTTCAAAACCCCGCTGCTGGGCTCGCTGCCCGAGGAGGCGCAGGCCTCGCTGGGCAAGCAGGTGCCGCATCCGGCGCGCCTGGGTGACCCCGACGAGTACGGCGCGCTGGCCGTGCACATCGTGGAGAACCCGATGCTCAACGGTGAGACGATCCGCCTGGACGGCGCGATCCGTATGGCCCCGCGATGAGCGCTTGCGCGAAGAGCAGACAAGACAGGAGAGGGTCCGCATGATCACAACGAAGTTCACCGAGACGTTCGGAGTCGAGCACCCGATCGCCCAGGGCGGCATGCAGTGGGTCGGCCGCGCGGAACTGGTTGCTGCCGTGGCGAATGCGGGAGCGCTCGGGTTCATCACCGCGCTGACCCAGCCGAGGCCCGCGGACCTGGCCAACGAGATCGCCCGCACCCGGGACCTGACCGACAAGCCGTTCGGGGTCAACCTGACCATCCTGCCGGCGATCAACCCGCCGCCGTATGACGAGTACCGGCAGGTCATCGTCGACGCCGGCATCAAGATCGTCGAGACGGCGGGTTCCAACCCGGCGCCGCATTTGCCGATGTTCCACGACAACGGCATCAAGGTGCTGCACAAGTGCACGTCGGTGCGGCATGCCGTCAAGGCGCAGAGCCTGGGCGTGGACGGCATCAGCATCGACGGGTTCGAGTGCGCCGGCCACCCCGGCGAGGACGACATCCCGGGCCTGGTGTTGATCCCGGCCGCAGCGGACAAGATCGAGATCCCGATGATCGCCTCCGGCGGATTCGCCGACGCGCGCGGCCTGGTCGCCGCGCTGGCACTGGGCGCCGACGGCATCAACATGGGGTCCCGGTTCATGTGCACCGTGGAGTCGTGCATCCATCAGAACGTCAAGGAGGCGATCGTCGCCGGGGACGAGCGCGGCACGGAGTTGATCTTCCGTAGCCTGCACAACACCGCGCGGGTGGCCTCCAACGAGGTGTCACGCGAGGTGGTGCAGATCCTCAAGAACGGCGGCCAGTTCGAGGACGTCAAGGATCTGGTGGCGGGCGTGCGCGGGCGCAAGGTGTTCGACGACGGCGACATCGACGCCGGCATCTGGACCGTGGGTACCGCGATGGGCCTGATCAACGACATTCCCACGGTCGGCGACCTGGTGTCGCGGATGGTCGGTGAGGCCGAGGACCTGATCACCGGCCGGCTGGCGGAGATGGTTGTGCCGGCACGCGCGGCGGTCTAGGCCGTAGAGACGCTGCAGCCCGGGCACATCGACATCGGCGATCGTGCCCGGGCGGCAGGCAAACAGAGGGAACCGCGACGCGCGCCCGGGAGGGCGCGCGCGTGTCACACGGCGGTGGGCAGCGCCGTATCGTCGTCGAGCTGCTCGGAGGTCACACCCTCGACCAGGACATCGCCGTGGTAGAGCGCGTCGAAATCAACCTTGATGACATCAGCACTGGTGTCGTCGATCCACATGTACTGAAAAGTAACCACCGGCTTTAAGGAATCAGTGAGCCACGTATCGGAAAACAGTGGCAATTCTTACTGACGGGTAGGTACGGGCGGCCTCGAGGCCCTACCGGCCGGTAGTCATCAACTCGCCGGGTTGGTGAAATGGATCGGGTTGACGCCGTAGAGCGCGATCCAGGTCACCACCGCCGCGCCGACGGCCACGGCCAGCAGCAGCACCGACATCCGCGGTGTCGG harbors:
- a CDS encoding 3-hydroxyacyl-CoA dehydrogenase, whose protein sequence is MEIKDAAAVVTGGASGLGLATTKRLLDRGASVVVIDLKGADVVSELGPRAKFVEANVVDEEQVKAALDAAEEFGPLRINVNCAGIGNAIKTLSKDGPFPLDGFRKVIEVNLIGTFNVLRLAAERIAKTEPINGERGVIVNTASVAAFEGQIGQAAYSASKGGVVGMTLPVARDLSRELIRVCTIAPGLFKTPLLGSLPEEAQASLGKQVPHPARLGDPDEYGALAVHIVENPMLNGETIRLDGAIRMAPR
- a CDS encoding CaiB/BaiF CoA transferase family protein, with product MAGPLQGLRVVELAGIGPGPHAAMILGDLGADVVRIERPKPAGPPTKPGSDYLLRNRRSVAADLKSDEGRELVLRLVAKADVLIEGFRPGVTERLGLGPEDCAKVNERLIYGRMTGWGQTGPRAQQAGHDINYISLTGALHAIGRTGQRPVPPLNLVGDFGGGSMFLLVGVLAALWERERSGKGQVIDAAMVDGASVLSMMMWAFRAMGMWSDERGVNMLDTGAPYYDTYECADGRYVAVGAIEPQFYAQVLTGLGLDTAELPDQNDMSRWPELRAAFTEAFAAHDRDHWTKVFAGTDACVTPVLSFAEVESESHITERDTFYEERGYLFPAPAPRFSRTAPAAPKEPGVPGADTEDVLRDWI
- a CDS encoding NAD(P)H-dependent flavin oxidoreductase encodes the protein MITTKFTETFGVEHPIAQGGMQWVGRAELVAAVANAGALGFITALTQPRPADLANEIARTRDLTDKPFGVNLTILPAINPPPYDEYRQVIVDAGIKIVETAGSNPAPHLPMFHDNGIKVLHKCTSVRHAVKAQSLGVDGISIDGFECAGHPGEDDIPGLVLIPAAADKIEIPMIASGGFADARGLVAALALGADGINMGSRFMCTVESCIHQNVKEAIVAGDERGTELIFRSLHNTARVASNEVSREVVQILKNGGQFEDVKDLVAGVRGRKVFDDGDIDAGIWTVGTAMGLINDIPTVGDLVSRMVGEAEDLITGRLAEMVVPARAAV